A region from the Gemmatimonadota bacterium genome encodes:
- a CDS encoding acyl-CoA dehydrogenase family protein: MSWALIPLSEEQKAIQLMARQFARAEVAPHADRWDREGGFDRDIVSKLAELGFLGMMIPEALDGLGLDTCTYLVALEEIAAADASAAVLMSVHNSLPTQMILRYGSDAQREGFLRKMARGEWLGAFALSEPDAGSDAASLRSQAVRDGDHYVLNGVKSWVSHGSMADVILCMARTDTADERKGARGISTFILTPDMAGFGVGKKEDKMGLRGDPTVQLILDNVRVPVANLLGEEGMGFIYAMQSLENGRLGIAAQAVGIARAALEHSVAYAAERKQFGKPIKEFQAIQFKLADMATRITSARALLYAAASAKDRGEPITQFASMAKLQATETAMWVTTQAVQIFGGYGYVKEYPVEKLFRDAKVTEIYEGTSEIQRIVIARELYARS; encoded by the coding sequence ATGTCCTGGGCATTGATCCCGTTGAGTGAAGAGCAGAAGGCCATTCAGTTGATGGCGCGCCAGTTCGCGCGCGCGGAGGTGGCGCCTCATGCGGACCGGTGGGATCGCGAGGGCGGGTTTGACCGCGACATTGTCTCGAAATTGGCCGAGCTGGGCTTTCTGGGGATGATGATCCCGGAAGCGCTGGACGGGCTGGGGCTCGACACCTGCACGTACCTCGTCGCGCTCGAGGAGATCGCGGCGGCGGACGCATCGGCGGCGGTCCTCATGAGCGTGCACAACTCCCTGCCGACGCAGATGATCCTGCGCTACGGCAGTGACGCCCAGCGCGAGGGATTCCTGCGCAAGATGGCCCGCGGCGAGTGGCTGGGAGCATTCGCCCTTTCCGAGCCTGACGCCGGTTCTGACGCGGCTTCGCTCCGGTCGCAGGCCGTCCGTGATGGTGACCACTATGTGCTCAACGGCGTGAAGTCGTGGGTCTCCCATGGCTCCATGGCCGACGTCATCCTCTGCATGGCGCGGACCGATACCGCGGACGAGCGCAAGGGCGCGCGCGGGATCAGCACCTTCATCCTGACGCCCGACATGGCCGGCTTCGGGGTGGGGAAGAAGGAAGACAAAATGGGGCTGCGCGGTGATCCCACCGTTCAGCTGATCCTGGACAACGTGCGGGTTCCCGTGGCGAACCTCCTTGGAGAGGAGGGGATGGGATTCATCTATGCCATGCAGTCACTCGAGAACGGCCGCCTCGGCATTGCGGCGCAAGCGGTCGGCATCGCCCGGGCAGCCCTCGAGCACTCGGTGGCGTATGCGGCGGAGCGCAAGCAGTTCGGCAAGCCGATCAAGGAATTCCAGGCGATCCAGTTCAAGCTGGCCGACATGGCGACGCGCATCACCTCTGCGCGAGCCCTGCTCTACGCGGCGGCATCGGCCAAGGATCGTGGCGAACCGATCACGCAGTTTGCCTCGATGGCCAAGTTGCAGGCGACGGAGACGGCGATGTGGGTGACCACGCAGGCCGTCCAGATCTTCGGCGGATACGGCTACGTGAAGGAGTATCCGGTGGAAAAGTTGTTCCGGGACGCGAAGGTGACCGAGATCTACGAGGGGACCTCGGAGATCCAACGTATCGTGATTGCCCGGGAGTTGTACGCACGTTCCTGA
- a CDS encoding Glu/Leu/Phe/Val dehydrogenase, which yields MGHEQLVLCHDKASGYRGIIAIHDTTLGPALGGTRFWQYATDDEAIVDALRLSRGMTYKNAVAGLNLGGGKAVIIGDNRMMKREMIFRAHGRFVESLGGRYVTAEDVGTSTADMDFVHMETDYVAGLATRSGDPSPVTARGVFRAIQACARQRWGSDSVAGKTVAVQGLGHVGYYLCKELHTHEAQLVVTDIDPARVKRAVDEFGARAVELDQIYAVPADIFSPCALGGILNDDTIPKLKVEVVAGAANNQLLEERHGDALEARGLLYAPDYVANAGGVINVYSELAGWTSQRALRKADEIYETTLGVFEIAKETGVPTYVAADRLAERRLQAVGGLVRTWPQWPRKS from the coding sequence ATGGGCCACGAACAGCTGGTCCTTTGCCACGACAAGGCCAGCGGCTACCGTGGCATCATTGCCATCCACGACACGACCCTGGGCCCCGCCCTGGGGGGCACGCGCTTCTGGCAGTACGCCACCGACGATGAGGCGATCGTGGACGCCCTTCGCCTGTCGCGAGGGATGACCTACAAGAACGCAGTCGCCGGCCTGAATCTCGGCGGCGGCAAGGCGGTCATTATCGGCGACAACCGCATGATGAAGCGCGAGATGATCTTCCGCGCGCATGGGCGCTTTGTGGAGTCGCTCGGGGGACGCTACGTCACGGCGGAAGATGTGGGGACATCCACGGCGGACATGGACTTCGTCCACATGGAGACGGACTATGTGGCGGGGCTGGCCACACGATCCGGCGACCCGTCGCCGGTGACGGCACGCGGCGTGTTCCGCGCGATCCAGGCCTGCGCACGCCAGCGTTGGGGGTCGGACTCGGTCGCGGGCAAGACGGTCGCGGTGCAGGGGCTTGGGCATGTCGGCTACTACCTCTGCAAGGAACTGCACACGCACGAGGCGCAGCTGGTCGTGACCGACATCGATCCGGCGCGCGTGAAGCGGGCGGTTGATGAGTTCGGCGCCCGTGCGGTCGAGCTGGACCAGATCTACGCCGTCCCTGCCGACATCTTCAGCCCGTGCGCCCTGGGCGGCATCCTCAATGATGACACGATCCCCAAGCTCAAGGTGGAAGTTGTCGCGGGTGCGGCGAACAACCAGCTTCTGGAGGAACGCCACGGCGATGCCCTCGAAGCTCGGGGCTTGCTGTACGCCCCGGACTACGTGGCCAATGCCGGCGGTGTGATCAACGTCTACAGTGAGTTGGCCGGCTGGACCTCACAGCGGGCGCTGCGCAAGGCCGACGAGATCTACGAGACCACGCTCGGTGTGTTCGAGATCGCGAAGGAAACCGGGGTGCCGACGTACGTCGCGGCCGACCGACTGGCCGAACGCCGACTGCAGGCGGTCGGTGGGCTCGTACGCACCTGGCCGCAGTGGCCGCGCAAGAGCTGA
- the rpiB gene encoding ribose 5-phosphate isomerase B, producing the protein MAERIPIASDHAGFELKEKLAAHLAALGFEVENLGTASEASTDYPDYAHPLAREVSGGQARRGVLLCGTGLGMSYTANRYPHVRAAVAWTPEVAELARRHNDANVLVLPARFVSEESARQILETWLKTPFDGGRHERRVEKIERPEETPEETP; encoded by the coding sequence ATGGCCGAGCGCATCCCCATTGCCTCCGACCACGCCGGCTTCGAGCTCAAGGAGAAGCTGGCGGCGCACCTCGCGGCGTTAGGCTTCGAGGTGGAGAACCTGGGCACGGCGTCGGAGGCGTCCACGGACTATCCCGATTATGCCCACCCGCTCGCTCGCGAGGTGTCCGGCGGCCAGGCCCGTCGTGGGGTGTTGCTCTGCGGGACGGGCCTCGGGATGTCCTACACGGCCAATCGGTATCCCCACGTCCGGGCCGCCGTGGCATGGACACCTGAGGTCGCGGAACTGGCGCGTCGGCACAATGACGCCAACGTCCTCGTCCTCCCCGCACGGTTTGTGTCCGAAGAGTCTGCGCGGCAGATTCTGGAGACTTGGCTCAAGACCCCGTTCGACGGCGGACGCCACGAACGGCGCGTCGAGAAGATTGAACGCCCCGAGGAGACCCCTGAGGAGACCCCATGA
- a CDS encoding YncE family protein: MSRGLSRSLAALAVVLSASTALAQVRSVPPRPKRQDVRKETTTPPVTGPTQNYWVYVGAESADLIHRVRFGPEGTRVEKSIPIGVEATEMEGPHGLQISPDGKWLYMTTGHGTPDGRLWKFDLGPDTLVGPAIQLGWFPASIDVSPDGLYTFSANFNLHGEMVPSSISVVFTPTNTEVAQTVTCTMPHGSRFNATGTKHYSGCMMDDMLVELDTRTYEVTAKFSLAKGKEGLVDLQATAHAGHAMDHKVDNSEGHGASMTSTCSPTWAQPAATGSMVYVTCNKVDQVFEVDASTWKITRRFSTGVGPYNLAVTPDGKYLLVTLKKGAGFEMIDLASGQSVYREKLSTTIGHGVAVSKDSKYAFVSSEGVGAQPGKVDVFDLANRKKVGTADVGQQASGIAFWKQEPTRR; encoded by the coding sequence ATGTCTCGAGGCCTGAGTCGTTCCCTCGCCGCGCTGGCTGTTGTGCTCAGCGCCAGCACCGCCCTCGCCCAGGTGCGGTCTGTCCCCCCGCGGCCCAAGCGCCAGGATGTCCGCAAGGAGACGACCACGCCGCCCGTAACGGGACCCACACAGAACTACTGGGTGTACGTCGGCGCGGAGTCTGCAGACTTGATTCACCGCGTGCGCTTTGGGCCTGAGGGCACGCGAGTCGAGAAGTCGATCCCGATCGGGGTTGAGGCGACGGAGATGGAGGGCCCCCACGGCCTGCAGATCTCGCCCGACGGCAAGTGGTTGTACATGACCACGGGCCATGGGACGCCGGACGGCCGGTTGTGGAAGTTCGACCTCGGCCCTGACACGCTGGTGGGCCCGGCGATCCAACTGGGATGGTTCCCCGCCTCGATCGACGTGTCCCCGGACGGGCTCTACACCTTCTCGGCGAACTTCAACCTCCACGGCGAGATGGTGCCCTCCAGCATCTCGGTGGTGTTCACCCCGACCAACACCGAGGTCGCACAAACGGTGACGTGCACCATGCCCCACGGATCGCGGTTCAACGCGACGGGGACAAAGCACTACTCCGGCTGCATGATGGACGACATGCTCGTTGAGCTGGACACCCGCACCTACGAGGTGACGGCGAAGTTCTCGCTCGCCAAGGGCAAGGAAGGACTGGTCGACCTGCAGGCCACCGCCCACGCCGGCCACGCCATGGACCACAAGGTCGACAACAGCGAAGGGCACGGCGCCTCGATGACCTCCACCTGTTCGCCCACCTGGGCCCAGCCCGCCGCCACCGGGTCGATGGTGTACGTCACGTGCAACAAGGTGGACCAGGTCTTCGAGGTCGATGCCTCCACCTGGAAGATCACGCGGCGTTTCTCGACCGGGGTCGGCCCGTACAACCTCGCGGTGACGCCGGACGGGAAGTACCTCCTCGTGACGCTGAAGAAGGGCGCGGGCTTCGAGATGATTGACCTGGCGTCGGGACAGTCCGTCTACCGCGAGAAGCTGAGCACGACGATTGGCCACGGCGTCGCCGTCAGCAAGGACTCGAAGTACGCCTTCGTCTCCTCCGAAGGCGTGGGCGCCCAGCCCGGGAAGGTGGACGTGTTCGACCTGGCCAACCGCAAGAAAGTCGGCACCGCCGACGTGGGCCAGCAGGCGTCCGGCATCGCGTTCTGGAAGCAGGAACCCACGCGTCGTTAG
- a CDS encoding proline dehydrogenase family protein, protein MSIARNLLLRASKSPWLARQMTQRAFARRAVRKFMPGEELNDALGAATTLQNGKIGSIITRLGETLTGETNTDSVREHYIGAMAEIARRGLSTVISIKPTQLGLDNSVAECGRQLEVLAQAAQEHGAFIWMDMEDSSYVDRTLDLYERVKSVYPKTGLAMQAYLYRTPKDLERLMPLQPVVRLVKGAYAEPANVAFPKKADTDAAFVELGETLLAASKEGKALPIFGTHDMNVVHRLVGRARSMQLTREQFEVHMLYGIRSAEQRALTADNVGVRCLISYGTNWFPWYMRRLAERPANVWFVVKSTFA, encoded by the coding sequence ATGTCCATCGCCCGTAACCTCCTGCTGCGTGCGTCCAAGAGTCCCTGGCTCGCCCGCCAGATGACCCAACGTGCCTTTGCCAGGCGCGCCGTCCGCAAGTTCATGCCCGGCGAAGAACTGAACGACGCCCTCGGCGCCGCGACGACCCTCCAGAACGGAAAGATCGGGAGCATCATCACGCGGCTTGGTGAAACCCTGACCGGGGAAACGAACACCGACAGCGTCCGAGAGCACTACATCGGCGCGATGGCCGAGATTGCACGACGTGGACTCTCCACGGTCATCTCGATCAAGCCGACCCAGCTCGGGCTGGATAACAGCGTGGCCGAATGTGGCCGACAACTGGAGGTCCTGGCGCAGGCCGCCCAGGAGCACGGGGCGTTTATCTGGATGGACATGGAAGACTCCTCCTATGTCGACCGGACGCTGGACCTGTATGAGCGCGTCAAGTCGGTATACCCCAAGACCGGGTTGGCGATGCAGGCGTACCTGTACCGCACGCCGAAAGACCTGGAGCGCCTGATGCCCCTTCAGCCGGTCGTTAGGCTGGTGAAGGGAGCGTACGCGGAACCCGCGAACGTGGCCTTCCCGAAGAAGGCGGACACGGATGCCGCGTTCGTTGAGCTGGGCGAGACCCTGCTGGCCGCATCAAAGGAGGGGAAGGCCCTGCCCATCTTCGGGACCCACGACATGAACGTCGTGCACCGGTTGGTGGGTCGTGCCCGTTCGATGCAGCTGACGCGGGAGCAGTTCGAGGTGCACATGCTCTACGGCATCCGCAGCGCCGAGCAGCGCGCCCTGACGGCCGACAACGTTGGCGTCCGCTGCCTGATCTCGTACGGAACGAACTGGTTCCCGTGGTACATGCGCCGCCTCGCAGAACGTCCCGCGAACGTCTGGTTCGTGGTCAAGAGTACCTTCGCCTGA
- a CDS encoding sulfatase-like hydrolase/transferase, protein MTEHTHDEPGLGLALRGSLAAALAFGVAEAANAIRRHRLDHLPTGGYVAGEVFWMAPVAAVFGLGLVAALYLGLRPVLPRRFAPTQAVLGITVSLGAFGLLTAMSIGLSWWSAGILAIGLGVVVQRAFARWPAAMGRLSSVGIVIGTTIALGATVLPAWMRTREERATYAALPPATENAPNILVLIWDTARAQNMSLYGYPRQTTPVLDSLAAHGLVFDRAFATSPWSLPSHASIFTGHYPHELTAGPRIPLDRTQLTLAEHFASKGYATAAMTANLFYGSPDYGIDRGFSRYDARPPINWRSIAHTWILSRRVALLTRQALGNHDTLLRRRAEHVNSSFLSWMDTHEGRPFLAVLNYFDAHEPYRAPAPYDTKFAALGARYWADETLNAADSSVLRQLRDMYDGGIAYDDFALGQLLQSLRERGQLDRTIVIVTSDHGEEFGERGPTLLGHNRSLYRQALHVPMVIVGPSRGVPVGRSSAAVSIRDIPTTLSQLSFPSEPSRFPGRSLVDAARDTSSTSPPVLAMTEKHRWARTGTEGWPTSWGSLFSALSVTHQYLVDGRGEEGLYDLLHDPFDGTNLAPDSTQRLALSQLRRALDAGVGPPATRVARRGARPPKPPAP, encoded by the coding sequence ATGACCGAACATACGCACGACGAACCGGGGCTCGGCCTGGCACTGCGTGGGAGCCTCGCTGCGGCGTTGGCCTTTGGCGTCGCGGAAGCCGCCAACGCGATCCGGCGGCATCGGCTGGATCACCTGCCCACCGGGGGATACGTCGCGGGCGAGGTCTTCTGGATGGCCCCGGTCGCTGCAGTGTTTGGCCTTGGGCTCGTCGCGGCGCTCTACCTGGGCCTCCGCCCGGTGTTGCCGCGCCGATTCGCCCCGACGCAGGCGGTCCTCGGGATCACGGTCAGCCTAGGCGCCTTTGGGTTGCTGACCGCCATGTCGATCGGGTTAAGCTGGTGGTCTGCCGGGATACTTGCGATCGGCCTCGGCGTTGTCGTCCAACGCGCGTTTGCCCGGTGGCCGGCGGCGATGGGCCGACTCTCCTCAGTGGGGATCGTGATCGGGACCACCATCGCGCTTGGCGCCACCGTGTTGCCGGCCTGGATGCGCACCCGGGAGGAGCGGGCCACCTACGCCGCCTTGCCACCCGCCACGGAGAATGCCCCGAACATCCTGGTGCTCATCTGGGATACCGCGCGCGCCCAGAACATGTCGCTGTATGGCTACCCGCGGCAGACCACGCCGGTCCTCGACAGCCTGGCCGCGCACGGCCTGGTGTTCGATCGCGCGTTCGCAACCTCCCCGTGGTCCCTGCCCTCGCATGCCTCGATCTTTACCGGGCACTATCCGCACGAGCTCACGGCCGGGCCCCGAATCCCGCTGGATCGCACCCAACTGACCCTCGCCGAGCACTTCGCGTCAAAGGGGTATGCCACGGCCGCGATGACGGCGAACCTGTTCTACGGCTCCCCGGACTACGGCATTGATCGCGGATTCTCGCGGTACGACGCGCGGCCACCGATCAACTGGCGCTCGATTGCCCATACGTGGATCCTCTCCCGGCGCGTGGCGCTGCTCACGCGGCAGGCGCTCGGGAACCATGACACACTGTTACGACGGCGTGCGGAGCACGTCAACAGCTCTTTCCTGTCCTGGATGGACACGCACGAGGGCCGTCCCTTCCTCGCGGTCCTGAACTACTTCGACGCCCACGAACCTTACCGGGCACCGGCCCCATACGACACGAAGTTCGCGGCCCTGGGCGCGCGTTACTGGGCGGACGAGACCTTGAACGCGGCCGATTCCAGCGTGCTGCGCCAGCTGCGCGACATGTATGACGGCGGGATCGCCTACGATGATTTCGCCCTGGGGCAGCTCCTCCAGTCACTCCGCGAGCGGGGGCAGTTGGATCGGACCATCGTGATCGTGACATCGGATCACGGCGAGGAATTTGGGGAACGTGGCCCGACCCTGCTCGGCCACAATCGCAGCCTCTACCGGCAAGCCCTCCATGTGCCGATGGTCATCGTCGGCCCGTCCCGCGGTGTCCCCGTCGGACGGAGCTCGGCAGCCGTCAGCATCCGCGACATCCCGACCACTCTTTCGCAACTCTCGTTTCCTTCCGAGCCGTCCCGATTCCCGGGTCGCTCGCTGGTCGACGCCGCGCGAGACACCAGCAGCACCAGCCCGCCGGTCCTGGCCATGACCGAGAAGCATCGGTGGGCGCGCACCGGCACCGAAGGGTGGCCCACCTCCTGGGGCTCCCTTTTCTCGGCCTTGAGCGTGACGCACCAGTACCTCGTCGATGGGCGCGGCGAGGAAGGGCTCTACGATCTCCTGCACGACCCGTTTGATGGAACAAACCTCGCGCCGGACAGTACGCAACGCCTGGCGCTGAGCCAGCTCCGCCGTGCGCTCGATGCCGGTGTAGGTCCTCCGGCCACGCGCGTCGCCCGACGCGGTGCGCGACCACCCAAGCCCCCTGCCCCATGA
- a CDS encoding DUF1028 domain-containing protein: MAWFSQSSLGPSAAQEPQCRSPWPPVATFSILGYDPETGEVGAAVQSRVFSVGNGVLWGEAGVGVVATQAIVDVSYGPQALALLRQGVKPTDVVRRVWEGDPDPRPEQWTKLGRQFSVMSATGEVATYTGPKASTWAGHKIGKFCSAQGNILAGEAVVNDMVAAFERTPGHLSLRLQAALEAGQAAGGDTRGMQSAAMLIVKKDAGVWLHNDVVLRLQVDDNPEPIKELRRLVEKAAEQRTRIRR, from the coding sequence TTGGCCTGGTTCTCGCAGTCTTCGTTAGGCCCTTCGGCGGCCCAGGAGCCCCAGTGCCGCTCCCCGTGGCCGCCCGTCGCCACCTTCTCGATCCTCGGGTACGATCCGGAAACCGGTGAGGTCGGGGCCGCCGTGCAGAGTCGCGTGTTCTCCGTGGGCAACGGGGTCTTGTGGGGCGAAGCAGGCGTCGGCGTGGTGGCCACCCAGGCCATCGTGGACGTGAGCTACGGTCCGCAGGCCCTCGCCCTGCTGCGGCAGGGGGTCAAGCCTACCGATGTCGTGCGCCGCGTATGGGAAGGGGATCCCGACCCACGACCGGAACAATGGACGAAGCTCGGGCGGCAGTTCTCGGTGATGAGCGCGACGGGCGAGGTGGCCACCTACACCGGGCCCAAGGCGAGCACCTGGGCCGGCCACAAGATCGGGAAGTTTTGCTCGGCGCAAGGGAACATTCTTGCGGGCGAAGCGGTGGTGAACGACATGGTCGCCGCCTTCGAGCGCACCCCCGGCCACCTGAGCCTGAGGTTGCAGGCGGCGCTGGAGGCGGGCCAGGCCGCGGGGGGTGACACGCGCGGCATGCAATCCGCCGCCATGTTGATCGTCAAGAAGGACGCCGGGGTCTGGCTGCACAATGACGTCGTCCTCCGGCTGCAGGTTGACGACAACCCGGAACCCATCAAGGAGCTGCGGCGCCTAGTGGAGAAGGCCGCGGAGCAACGGACGCGCATCAGACGATGA
- a CDS encoding NAD(P)H-hydrate dehydratase yields the protein MESWERWLIPVLTADESRALDAAAVAAGTNSFELMRRAGERLAHLLLFRDPTLRHKRIQVVVGSGNNGGDGWVAAATLARAGCEVAVYGLVPVTPDAARAKSLCPNDMASVVENPHVVIDAMLGTGTRGPIREELSGGARLLRSTPSALRVAVDLPSGLDATTGAAADGCLEADLTVTFGAWKRGQLMRRDLVGELVCLDIGLPRPERVVPGAAVEAWLAHALPDPGALATKLERGRLMLVGGGEGMAGATILASRGAFGSGGGMVRCYVHSSSISAVNAGAPQASCIPWPSPGAESSAEVGWGQALVLGPGFGIAAARERVLSWLEAFPGPVLLDADALTALQGRLPEFRRLLAGRCTLLTPHAAEAGRLLGIPTAAVKADPFAAARAIATQSGAVVLLKGIPTLVDTGAACFVVPRGGPVLGVGGSGDLLSGMAGALLAQTGDPVVSAVASAFVHGRAGELAAAEGRWRGRTLDDVIRALPAAWVAADDSGTEHVLACLPRAAARA from the coding sequence GTGGAGTCCTGGGAACGCTGGCTGATCCCGGTCCTCACCGCCGACGAGTCCCGTGCGTTGGATGCGGCGGCGGTCGCGGCGGGCACCAATTCGTTTGAACTGATGCGCCGGGCAGGGGAACGCCTGGCGCATCTGCTTTTGTTCAGGGACCCCACGCTCCGCCACAAGCGCATCCAGGTGGTGGTCGGCAGCGGCAACAACGGGGGCGATGGATGGGTTGCCGCGGCAACCCTTGCTCGGGCAGGTTGCGAAGTCGCGGTGTACGGGCTCGTTCCTGTAACACCTGATGCCGCGCGGGCAAAATCGCTATGTCCCAACGACATGGCTTCGGTGGTCGAGAATCCACATGTAGTGATCGACGCCATGCTCGGCACCGGAACCCGCGGACCGATCCGCGAGGAACTCAGCGGGGGGGCCCGACTTCTTCGCTCCACGCCGTCAGCGCTGCGGGTTGCCGTGGACCTGCCCTCAGGTCTGGACGCGACCACAGGAGCTGCCGCCGATGGGTGCCTGGAGGCGGACTTGACCGTCACTTTCGGCGCGTGGAAACGAGGGCAGCTGATGCGCCGCGATTTGGTCGGGGAACTGGTCTGCCTCGACATCGGGCTGCCACGGCCCGAACGAGTGGTCCCCGGCGCAGCGGTCGAGGCCTGGTTGGCGCACGCATTGCCCGATCCTGGGGCACTCGCGACCAAACTCGAGCGGGGACGGCTAATGCTCGTGGGCGGAGGAGAGGGAATGGCCGGCGCCACCATCCTGGCAAGTCGTGGGGCCTTTGGGAGTGGGGGGGGGATGGTGCGTTGCTACGTCCATTCGTCGTCGATCAGCGCTGTCAACGCGGGCGCTCCGCAGGCAAGCTGTATTCCCTGGCCAAGCCCCGGAGCAGAGTCGAGTGCTGAGGTCGGCTGGGGGCAGGCGCTTGTGCTGGGTCCCGGGTTCGGGATTGCCGCGGCCCGCGAGCGGGTTCTGTCGTGGCTGGAGGCGTTCCCCGGTCCGGTGCTGCTGGATGCCGACGCGCTGACGGCCTTGCAGGGTCGTCTCCCGGAATTTCGGCGTCTCCTTGCAGGTCGCTGCACCCTCCTCACCCCGCATGCGGCCGAAGCCGGAAGGCTCCTGGGCATCCCCACCGCTGCGGTGAAGGCGGATCCGTTCGCCGCCGCCAGGGCGATCGCCACCCAGTCTGGAGCGGTAGTGCTCCTCAAGGGGATTCCGACCCTCGTGGACACCGGGGCTGCGTGCTTTGTCGTGCCACGTGGGGGGCCTGTCCTTGGTGTTGGCGGCAGTGGTGACCTGCTGTCCGGCATGGCGGGCGCGTTGTTGGCGCAGACCGGTGACCCTGTCGTCAGCGCGGTCGCTTCGGCCTTCGTACATGGGCGCGCCGGTGAGCTTGCGGCCGCTGAGGGTCGCTGGCGCGGCCGCACACTGGACGACGTGATCCGCGCTCTTCCCGCTGCTTGGGTTGCGGCCGACGACTCGGGTACCGAGCACGTCCTCGCGTGTCTTCCTCGGGCCGCCGCACGTGCCTGA
- the thiL gene encoding thiamine-phosphate kinase, with protein MPEHVAMGPGGEFDLIRRMLARWGDLAAAVGDDTGPVPIPEGERVVVSTDSSVEGVHFQREWISPREVGRRATMAALSDLAAAAVTPRAVVLTLALPPDQRSTVEDLADGVGDAVREVGHGARIVGGDLTRASQLVVGVTVIGSGPAPLGRAGARPGDSVYVTGVLGGPGMALDAWRAGVPPSRWARDRFAAPRARVAEGLWLAERGAAAMIDISDGLSSELHHLAAASGCEVRVDLARVPRPSDIGWREAVSSGEEYELLVAMRGEVDVNAFARAFGVPLTRLGVVRAAPSGGVVALDDGVRVDLPGGHDHFSR; from the coding sequence GTGCCTGAGCACGTCGCCATGGGGCCGGGCGGTGAGTTCGACCTGATCCGACGCATGCTCGCGCGGTGGGGCGATCTCGCGGCTGCCGTTGGGGATGACACCGGGCCTGTACCAATTCCGGAGGGAGAACGGGTCGTTGTCTCCACGGATTCGTCGGTCGAAGGGGTCCACTTCCAGCGCGAGTGGATCTCGCCACGCGAGGTTGGGCGTCGCGCGACGATGGCGGCGCTGAGTGACCTGGCTGCAGCGGCGGTAACGCCGCGCGCGGTGGTGCTGACACTCGCGCTGCCCCCCGATCAGAGGTCAACCGTCGAGGACCTCGCCGACGGGGTGGGCGACGCGGTCCGCGAAGTGGGGCACGGCGCCCGTATTGTGGGGGGCGACCTCACGCGTGCCTCGCAGCTGGTGGTTGGCGTGACCGTCATCGGGAGTGGCCCTGCGCCCCTCGGACGAGCCGGCGCGCGGCCCGGGGACTCGGTCTACGTGACCGGGGTGCTCGGCGGTCCGGGCATGGCGCTCGACGCCTGGCGAGCGGGGGTGCCTCCCAGTCGTTGGGCGCGAGATCGGTTTGCGGCCCCTCGCGCTCGGGTGGCGGAAGGGCTGTGGCTGGCGGAGCGTGGCGCGGCCGCGATGATCGACATTTCGGATGGGCTCTCCAGCGAGCTGCATCACCTGGCGGCGGCGTCAGGGTGCGAGGTGCGGGTGGATCTCGCTCGGGTGCCGCGGCCGTCGGACATCGGGTGGCGCGAGGCCGTGTCGAGTGGTGAGGAATACGAGCTGCTGGTCGCCATGCGCGGGGAGGTCGACGTGAACGCGTTCGCGCGGGCGTTTGGTGTGCCGCTCACCCGGCTGGGGGTCGTTCGGGCGGCGCCGAGTGGGGGTGTTGTCGCCCTCGATGATGGCGTGCGCGTTGACCTGCCCGGTGGGCACGACCACTTTTCGAGGTAA
- a CDS encoding 1-acyl-sn-glycerol-3-phosphate acyltransferase, with protein MRTLLVLLTIAVATPIIGTVVIVASLLGARDVPGGVFDVAPRLWGWLLCKAAGVRVVVHHEGPAVAGPRVYAANHVSWFDVFSLASVLHHYKFVAKSELERIPIFGRAMRAAGFIFVDRQNRKAAFAGYETAAARIREGVSVVVHPEGTRGDSYALRPFKKGPFVLAIAAGVPVVPTLVYGTREVQRRGSLRVSRGEVHLHFLEPIPTAGLDYAGRDALSRVTWERMAATLEREYGIPSPAGGPRPSDSADYERGPVSTAGGARLTTHYHPCPAFSISRRGRSSTAVVTRPSRST; from the coding sequence GTGCGCACTCTTCTCGTCCTCCTCACCATCGCCGTCGCGACGCCCATCATCGGGACGGTGGTCATCGTGGCCTCCCTGCTCGGCGCGCGCGACGTTCCCGGCGGGGTGTTCGATGTGGCGCCGCGCCTGTGGGGGTGGCTTCTGTGCAAGGCCGCCGGCGTCCGTGTCGTGGTCCATCACGAGGGGCCCGCTGTGGCCGGTCCGCGCGTGTATGCGGCGAACCACGTCTCGTGGTTCGACGTGTTCAGCCTCGCCTCGGTCCTGCATCACTACAAGTTCGTAGCGAAATCCGAGCTGGAGCGGATCCCGATTTTCGGGCGCGCCATGCGTGCCGCGGGGTTCATCTTCGTGGACCGACAGAACCGCAAGGCGGCCTTCGCCGGGTATGAGACGGCGGCGGCGCGGATCCGCGAGGGCGTCTCGGTGGTGGTGCACCCGGAGGGGACACGCGGCGACAGCTACGCGCTGCGGCCGTTCAAGAAGGGGCCCTTCGTCCTCGCAATCGCGGCAGGCGTACCGGTCGTGCCAACCCTGGTCTACGGCACCCGGGAGGTTCAGCGGCGGGGCAGCCTCCGCGTTTCGCGGGGGGAGGTGCACCTGCACTTCCTGGAGCCGATACCAACCGCAGGGCTCGATTATGCGGGACGTGATGCGCTCTCGCGCGTCACCTGGGAGCGGATGGCGGCCACCCTGGAGCGGGAGTACGGCATCCCAAGTCCGGCGGGCGGTCCGCGGCCGTCCGATTCTGCAGATTACGAGCGCGGCCCGGTCTCGACGGCCGGCGGCGCGCGACTCACTACTCACTATCACCCATGTCCAGCATTCTCGATATCCAGGCGAGGGAGATCCTCGACAGCCGTGGTAACCCGACCATCGAGGTCGACGTGA